One Vigna unguiculata cultivar IT97K-499-35 unplaced genomic scaffold, ASM411807v1 contig_684, whole genome shotgun sequence genomic window carries:
- the LOC114172708 gene encoding sporozoite surface protein 2-like: MNRPDDPDEPRDLDEPDDQNRPNDLNEPDDPERPNDPNVPDDPDEPNDLDGLDDPDRSNDPNKLDDPDLPDNPDVTDDSDGLDDLYGPNDTDMKNDPNWTVRVVGPVWIIGPVQVISPSGSMGPFESFGLSGSSGTSRARLGLCAGPCLRAPLHRRVRLCRWASPCSRARLGRWARLGRRARSCHRTRLCCRVCPSRRASPGRRLWDKPNEPDKNDDQKRSNNPNLHDDLDKPNDPNGLDDPYELDDQDEPDDQDKPDNTDGHDDTNGPDDPEGPNDPNMPDDPNGPTDPYMPDDPNMPNDLNGPYDMNMPNDLDRPDDPDKPNDPNEPDDTDGL, from the exons ATGaataggcccgacgacccggatgagcCTAGGGACTTGGACGAGCCCGATGATCAAAACAGGCCTAACGACCTGAACGAGCCCGATGATCCAGAAAGACCCAACGACCCAAACGttcccgatgacccggacgagcctAACGACCTAGACGGGCTTGATGATCCAGACAGGTCCAACGACCCGAACAAGCTCGACGACCCCGATCTGCCCGATAACCCAGACGTGACCGATGACTCGGACGGGCTTGACGACCTATACGGGCCCAATGATACCGACATGAAAAACGACCCGAACTGGAccgtccgggtcgttgggcctgtttggatcatcgggcccgtccaggtcattAGCCCGTCAGGGTCGATGGGCCCGTTCGAGTCTTTTGGCCTTTCTGGATCATCGGGCACGTCCAG GGCCCGTTTAGGTCTTTGTGCCGGTCCATGTCTTCGAGCCCCTCTGCATCGTCGGGTTCGTCTGTGTCGTTGGGCTAGTCCGTGTTCTCGGGCTCGTcttggtcgttgggcccgtctgggtcgtcgagcaCGTTCGTGTCATCGTACCCGTCTATGTTGTCGGGTTTGTCCTAGTCGTCGTGCTAGTCCTGGTCGTCGG cTGTGGGACAAGCCCAACGAACCAGACAAGAACGACGACCAGAAAAGGTCGAACAACCCCAACCTGCACGACGACCTCGAcaagcccaacgacccgaacgggctcgacgacccgtACGAGCTCGACGACCaggacgagcctgacgaccagGATAAACCCGACAACACGGACGGGCACGACGACACAAACGG gcccgacgacccagaagGGCCCAACGATCCGAacatgcccgacgacccgaatgggccaaCCGACCCGTACATGCCCGATGATCCAAACATGCCCAACGACCTGAACGGACCCTACGACATGAACATGCCCAACGACCTAGACAggcccgatgatccagacaagcccaatgacccgaacgagcccgatgACACAGACGGGCTCTAG